One window from the genome of Paenibacillus azoreducens encodes:
- a CDS encoding Gfo/Idh/MocA family protein: MTKTIVAVIGCGTIANNAHIPAYMANQDVEIKYFCDIRKERAEKAAQQYGCGTAVEDYRVILDDPEVTAVSICTPNNVHASIAIDCMRADKHVLCEKPAARTYKEALEMQKVQHETGKTLNIGVVNRFNKGVNIIKQMIESGELGELYHVVVSFRAHRSIPGLGGDFTTKAVAGGGALIDWGVHYLDIVMYCTGDPQPKTVTGQAYSKLGKDMQNYAYLNMWAGPPNYEGSYDVDDFVTAMIRTEGPSITVNGAWAQNIGVEETYIDFLGDKAGIRLQYGKEFTLYSAKHGALLESTPSYPQNNAFQEEIDSFIAGIHSGEKLPSHIDTVILSAQIIEAIYRSSEGGCEISLLEQGVLG; the protein is encoded by the coding sequence ATGACAAAAACGATTGTAGCGGTGATCGGCTGCGGAACCATTGCCAACAATGCACACATTCCGGCTTACATGGCCAATCAGGACGTAGAGATCAAGTATTTCTGCGATATTCGCAAGGAGCGGGCCGAGAAAGCGGCCCAGCAGTATGGGTGCGGCACGGCGGTGGAGGACTATCGGGTCATTTTGGACGATCCTGAGGTGACGGCGGTGTCGATATGTACCCCGAACAATGTCCACGCCTCCATTGCGATCGACTGCATGCGCGCGGACAAGCACGTATTGTGCGAGAAGCCGGCCGCCAGAACGTACAAGGAAGCGCTGGAGATGCAGAAGGTGCAGCATGAAACAGGCAAAACGCTCAATATTGGCGTCGTGAACCGATTCAATAAAGGCGTCAACATTATCAAACAGATGATCGAAAGCGGAGAGCTTGGCGAACTGTATCACGTTGTGGTCAGCTTCCGTGCGCATCGCTCGATTCCCGGACTCGGCGGAGACTTTACGACCAAGGCGGTTGCCGGCGGCGGGGCGCTCATAGATTGGGGCGTTCATTACCTGGATATCGTCATGTACTGCACGGGCGATCCGCAGCCGAAGACGGTGACGGGGCAGGCGTATTCCAAGCTTGGCAAAGACATGCAGAATTACGCTTACCTGAACATGTGGGCAGGTCCTCCAAACTATGAAGGCAGCTATGATGTGGATGACTTCGTGACGGCCATGATTCGGACGGAAGGACCATCGATTACGGTAAACGGTGCTTGGGCGCAAAATATAGGCGTCGAAGAAACGTACATTGATTTTCTCGGGGATAAAGCGGGCATTCGTCTCCAGTACGGCAAGGAGTTCACGCTGTACTCGGCGAAGCACGGCGCTTTGTTGGAAAGCACCCCGAGCTATCCGCAGAACAACGCTTTCCAGGAGGAAATCGACAGCTTTATTGCTGGCATTCATTCGGGTGAAAAGCTGCCGTCTCACATCGATACGGTGATTTTGTCTGCGCAAATTATCGAAGCCATTTATCGATCCTCTGAAGGAGGCTGTGAGATATCGCTCCTGGAACAGGGCGTGCTGGGATGA
- a CDS encoding uracil-xanthine permease family protein has protein sequence MNTQADKQDHAPQLTVSPDEKISVGKSIILGLQHVIAMDVYVVPFLIAMLIGLSSGQSSALIQATFIAAGLATIVQTYFCMKLPVAQGPSYVPLGAIVSIYAASGGGQLGWNSVLGAGLVGSILVIVLGYTGIFNKIVKSFIPPIVGGTIIFIVGLSLLPVAIRDNIYGAKDATINQNVLLALISGAVLILFVILGSLLRNKGSIFRIISVMVALVVGCISANIMGVLDFSAVNHAKWFSMPHIPFADFGFSFNFSAIITMIIIYFVLLAETTGTWFAVSNVIDKPLTDKNLNRGVIGEGISCLIASLLGSTPVTGYSTNAGIISITGIASRRVFLAVGVWFVIFGCSGKLAVLISSIPTAVIGGVFSIVCGIIAINGIQVMKNVKISEKEMYIIAIPMIITLALVMIPQDFLHSLPTFVQYLLGSPILAASLAAILLNKLLPSAK, from the coding sequence GTGAACACACAAGCAGACAAGCAAGATCACGCTCCACAATTGACGGTTTCGCCTGACGAAAAAATTTCGGTCGGGAAATCCATCATCCTGGGTTTACAGCATGTTATAGCCATGGACGTCTATGTCGTGCCTTTCCTGATCGCGATGTTAATCGGCCTATCATCAGGCCAGTCCAGCGCTTTGATTCAAGCGACCTTTATTGCGGCCGGGCTTGCCACGATCGTGCAAACTTATTTCTGCATGAAGCTGCCTGTCGCCCAAGGTCCTTCTTATGTTCCGCTTGGCGCGATCGTCAGCATTTATGCCGCTAGCGGCGGCGGGCAACTAGGTTGGAACTCCGTATTGGGCGCCGGCTTGGTGGGTTCGATCTTAGTTATTGTTTTGGGCTATACCGGGATTTTCAATAAAATCGTGAAGTCATTTATTCCACCGATTGTTGGCGGCACAATCATATTTATTGTTGGCCTTTCTTTATTGCCTGTGGCTATCAGAGACAATATTTATGGGGCCAAGGATGCGACGATCAACCAAAACGTACTGCTGGCCCTGATTTCAGGCGCTGTACTCATTCTTTTCGTGATCCTGGGTTCTTTGCTCCGCAATAAAGGTTCCATCTTCAGAATTATTTCGGTCATGGTCGCGCTCGTTGTCGGATGTATTTCCGCGAATATTATGGGCGTGTTGGATTTCTCCGCGGTTAACCATGCCAAGTGGTTTAGCATGCCGCATATTCCTTTTGCTGATTTTGGCTTTTCCTTCAACTTTTCGGCGATCATCACCATGATCATCATTTATTTCGTATTGTTGGCTGAAACAACGGGCACATGGTTTGCCGTCAGTAACGTCATCGATAAACCGTTAACGGATAAAAATCTGAATCGGGGCGTCATTGGGGAAGGCATTAGCTGCCTTATCGCTTCTTTGCTTGGTTCAACGCCTGTTACCGGTTATTCCACCAATGCGGGCATTATTTCCATCACAGGCATTGCGAGCCGCCGCGTTTTCCTTGCCGTAGGCGTATGGTTTGTCATCTTTGGCTGTTCGGGCAAACTAGCCGTCTTAATCTCTTCGATTCCAACCGCCGTCATCGGCGGCGTATTCAGCATCGTCTGCGGCATCATCGCGATTAATGGCATACAAGTAATGAAAAACGTAAAAATCAGCGAAAAAGAAATGTACATCATTGCGATTCCGATGATCATAACCTTGGCTCTGGTAATGATTCCGCAGGATTTCTTGCATTCTTTGCCTACATTCGTGCAATATCTGTTGGGCTCGCCTATCTTAGCTGCTTCTCTTGCGGCGATCTTATTGAATAAATTGCTGCCAAGCGCAAAGTAA
- the guaD gene encoding guanine deaminase — protein sequence MDKHMQLFRGTAFSSKSSKETQILKDHLFCINRDGMIEKVVAPDDPDYHPLLDAYQGKDNFRQLAEGQYLLPGFVDLHVHAPQWAQSGTALDIPLYDWLNTYTFPLESKFSDLEFAQEVYDDLVGTLLANGTTTALYFATVHKEASLLLAEICAEKGQRGLVGKVVMDDPEQNPENYRDADSRTALADTEEFILAVKELSKTTKQGVFPVVTPRFIPSCTDEALKGLGELAEKYDAYVQSHCSESDWAHGYVQDRFQKNDAFALHDFGLLRDKSVMAHCNFLNDDDADLFAETGTAIAHCPISNAYFANSVIPVAHFHAKGVEIGLGTDISGGFSPSLFDNIRQAVISSRMLEDGVNPALSAKERGVPGSRITVDEAFYLATAGGGESLSLPIGRIQENYAWDVQVIDTKLPSAKLPIFNENEDLHDVFQKIMYLTRPEHIREVWVQGEKVHSR from the coding sequence ATGGATAAACATATGCAATTGTTTCGAGGTACTGCATTTTCTAGCAAATCTTCCAAAGAAACTCAAATATTAAAAGACCATCTGTTCTGCATCAATCGTGACGGAATGATTGAAAAAGTCGTAGCGCCAGACGATCCCGACTATCACCCATTGCTGGATGCTTATCAAGGCAAAGACAACTTCCGTCAGTTAGCTGAAGGCCAGTATCTATTGCCCGGATTTGTCGACTTGCATGTTCATGCGCCGCAATGGGCCCAATCCGGAACGGCATTGGACATCCCGCTCTATGATTGGCTGAATACGTATACCTTCCCGCTTGAATCCAAGTTCTCGGATCTCGAGTTTGCGCAGGAGGTCTACGATGATTTGGTCGGCACCCTGCTCGCCAACGGTACGACGACAGCCCTTTATTTTGCAACCGTTCATAAAGAAGCAAGTTTATTGTTAGCCGAAATATGCGCCGAGAAAGGCCAACGCGGACTCGTCGGGAAAGTGGTCATGGACGATCCGGAGCAAAATCCGGAAAACTACCGCGACGCCGACAGCCGGACAGCACTGGCCGACACGGAAGAATTTATTCTCGCTGTAAAAGAATTATCCAAAACCACGAAACAAGGCGTTTTTCCCGTCGTGACGCCCCGGTTCATTCCAAGCTGCACAGATGAGGCTTTAAAAGGTTTGGGCGAGCTGGCGGAAAAATATGACGCGTATGTGCAATCACACTGCAGCGAAAGCGACTGGGCACATGGTTATGTTCAAGATCGATTCCAGAAAAATGATGCCTTTGCCCTGCATGATTTTGGCCTGCTGCGCGATAAGTCCGTCATGGCACATTGCAATTTCCTGAACGATGATGATGCGGATTTATTTGCCGAAACGGGAACGGCTATTGCCCATTGTCCAATATCCAACGCCTATTTTGCCAATAGCGTCATTCCCGTAGCTCATTTTCATGCCAAGGGCGTGGAGATTGGCCTCGGGACCGATATTTCAGGAGGATTCTCACCCAGTCTTTTCGATAACATCAGGCAAGCTGTCATCTCTTCCAGAATGCTGGAGGATGGCGTTAACCCTGCCCTTTCTGCCAAAGAACGCGGCGTGCCGGGATCACGTATTACGGTTGACGAAGCGTTCTATCTTGCTACGGCCGGCGGCGGCGAAAGCTTAAGCTTACCCATCGGCCGCATTCAAGAAAACTATGCATGGGATGTGCAGGTCATCGATACCAAGCTGCCATCCGCTAAATTGCCGATCTTTAACGAAAATGAAGATTTACATGACGTTTTCCAAAAAATTATGTACCTGACCCGGCCTGAACATATCCGCGAAGTCTGGGTGCAGGGCGAAAAAGTTCATTCACGTTAA
- the nirB gene encoding nitrite reductase large subunit NirB: MRKRLVMIGNGMAGARCIEEILRRDRERFDVTMIGDEPYPNYNRIMLSPVLQGKTTFEEITINDWNWYQSNNIHLLTNERVVAIDRKAQEVKTDKGTVVPYDELIIATGSSAFILPVPGHTLEGVVGFRTIEDTKMMLEAAKQYKKAVVIGGGLLGLEAARGLMNQGMDVHVVHLLPYLMEMQLDPAAAKLLQRDLEAQGMKFLMEKKTSEIYGDGRVQGLRFEDGTSVECDLVVMAVGIRPNIALAREAELAVGRGIQVNDVMQTSDPNVYAVGECAEHRGIAYGLVAPLYEQGVVLADHLTGRSTEGYHGSVLSTQLKVAGCDLFSGGEIHADENTKAIVVQDEFAGAYKKVLVRDGKVVGVVLYGDVSDGTRLFNMLKKGSDIQEYTSASVLHKAGEDGGLDVASISANETICGCNGVTKGTIVGAILENGLTTFDEVKSLTKAGGSCGKCRGMVEAILAHTLGDKFDASAQKAAGMCGCTTLSRDEVVAAIREKGLQSPREVRMVLGFKHEEGCSKCRPALNYYLRMLRPETYADDKASRYVNERMEGNIQNDGTFSVIPRMYGGTTTPEDLIRIGEVAKKYEVPLVKITGASRIGLYGVKKEDVPKVWEELEMRSGYAYSKSLRNVKSCVGSRFCRFGTQDSLGLGIRLEQEIEMVDTPHKMKMGVTGCPRNCAEVLTKDFGVVCVENGYQLYFGGNGGTEVRECDSLTTVATEEEVIRFAKAYVQLYRETGIYGERTAPWVNRMSPDWVRQMLADEAEVTVLNDRFEAAKRTYSEAWKAALENEERRSMYTVEKP; the protein is encoded by the coding sequence ATGAGAAAGAGATTAGTGATGATTGGCAATGGCATGGCAGGAGCGCGGTGCATCGAGGAGATTCTTCGCCGCGATCGCGAACGCTTTGATGTAACGATGATTGGGGACGAACCTTATCCAAATTATAACCGCATCATGCTGTCCCCTGTGCTGCAAGGCAAAACGACTTTCGAAGAAATCACGATCAATGATTGGAATTGGTATCAATCCAATAATATACATTTGCTGACAAATGAGCGCGTCGTGGCTATTGACCGGAAGGCTCAGGAGGTTAAGACGGACAAGGGGACTGTCGTTCCTTATGACGAATTGATCATTGCGACAGGATCGAGCGCCTTTATCCTGCCTGTTCCAGGACATACACTCGAAGGTGTCGTCGGCTTCCGGACGATTGAAGACACGAAAATGATGCTGGAAGCGGCCAAACAATATAAAAAGGCGGTTGTCATCGGGGGCGGATTGCTTGGGCTGGAAGCGGCGCGCGGTCTGATGAACCAAGGAATGGACGTGCATGTCGTTCATTTGCTGCCGTATTTGATGGAGATGCAGTTGGACCCGGCAGCCGCGAAGCTGCTGCAGCGGGACCTTGAAGCTCAGGGCATGAAGTTCCTGATGGAGAAAAAAACGTCGGAAATTTACGGTGACGGGCGGGTTCAAGGACTTAGATTCGAAGACGGAACAAGCGTCGAATGCGATCTCGTCGTGATGGCCGTCGGCATCCGTCCGAATATTGCGCTTGCGCGCGAAGCGGAGCTCGCAGTAGGCCGGGGCATTCAAGTCAATGACGTCATGCAGACGTCGGACCCTAACGTTTATGCGGTCGGCGAATGCGCCGAACACCGCGGAATTGCCTATGGGCTGGTGGCGCCGCTATATGAACAGGGAGTCGTGCTTGCGGATCATTTAACGGGCCGGTCAACGGAAGGGTATCATGGCAGCGTGTTGTCCACGCAGTTGAAGGTGGCGGGCTGCGATCTGTTTAGCGGTGGGGAAATTCATGCCGATGAGAATACGAAAGCGATTGTCGTTCAGGACGAATTCGCCGGAGCCTATAAAAAAGTGCTGGTTCGCGACGGGAAGGTTGTCGGCGTCGTTCTCTACGGGGATGTGTCGGATGGCACGCGGCTGTTCAACATGCTGAAAAAAGGAAGCGACATTCAGGAATATACGAGCGCATCCGTGCTGCATAAGGCCGGGGAAGATGGCGGGCTGGATGTCGCATCGATCAGCGCCAATGAGACGATTTGCGGCTGCAATGGGGTGACTAAAGGAACCATCGTCGGCGCAATCCTTGAGAACGGATTGACCACTTTTGATGAAGTGAAATCGCTGACGAAAGCCGGCGGTTCGTGCGGCAAATGCCGCGGCATGGTCGAAGCGATCCTTGCGCATACGCTCGGTGATAAATTCGATGCATCGGCGCAAAAGGCGGCAGGCATGTGCGGCTGCACGACGCTATCCCGTGATGAAGTGGTCGCTGCGATTCGGGAGAAAGGACTGCAATCGCCACGGGAAGTGCGCATGGTCCTCGGGTTTAAGCATGAGGAAGGCTGCTCGAAATGCCGTCCGGCGCTGAACTATTATTTGCGGATGCTGCGTCCCGAGACGTATGCCGACGACAAGGCCTCGCGCTACGTTAACGAGCGGATGGAGGGCAATATTCAGAATGATGGCACCTTCTCCGTCATTCCGCGGATGTACGGCGGAACAACGACGCCGGAGGATCTGATCCGCATCGGCGAGGTGGCGAAGAAATACGAGGTGCCGCTGGTCAAAATCACGGGCGCCAGCCGGATCGGCCTGTACGGCGTGAAAAAAGAGGATGTGCCGAAGGTATGGGAAGAGCTTGAGATGCGTTCGGGATATGCCTATTCCAAATCGCTGCGCAACGTCAAATCGTGTGTCGGATCGAGATTTTGCCGCTTTGGCACGCAGGATTCGTTAGGGCTTGGCATCCGGCTCGAGCAGGAAATCGAGATGGTCGACACGCCGCACAAAATGAAAATGGGCGTTACGGGCTGTCCGCGGAACTGCGCCGAGGTGTTGACGAAGGATTTTGGCGTGGTTTGCGTAGAGAACGGATATCAGCTTTATTTTGGCGGAAACGGCGGTACCGAAGTCCGGGAATGCGACAGCTTGACGACCGTGGCAACGGAGGAAGAAGTGATTCGTTTTGCTAAAGCTTACGTCCAACTGTACCGGGAAACAGGCATCTATGGCGAACGCACGGCCCCTTGGGTGAACCGGATGAGTCCGGATTGGGTGCGCCAAATGCTGGCCGATGAAGCGGAAGTCACTGTGCTGAATGACCGATTCGAAGCGGCGAAAAGAACCTATAGCGAAGCGTGGAAAGCCGCGCTTGAAAACGAGGAACGCCGCAGCATGTATACGGTGGAAAAACCATAA
- the nirD gene encoding nitrite reductase small subunit NirD, giving the protein MSATKEMVKVIKLEDLKPQIGKEVQVLDQSIALFLLSNGEVRAVSNRCPHKNGPLAEGIVSGEFVFCPLHDWKISLTTGEVQKPDDGCIATYETAIIDGYVYIGGLRQHEKHDTSR; this is encoded by the coding sequence ATGAGCGCTACAAAGGAAATGGTGAAAGTCATAAAGCTGGAGGATCTGAAGCCGCAAATCGGCAAGGAGGTTCAGGTGCTGGATCAATCGATCGCATTATTCCTGCTGTCAAACGGCGAGGTGCGCGCCGTGAGCAACCGGTGCCCGCATAAAAACGGGCCGCTGGCCGAGGGGATCGTATCGGGTGAATTCGTTTTTTGCCCGCTGCATGACTGGAAAATCTCGCTGACAACCGGTGAAGTACAGAAGCCGGATGACGGCTGCATCGCAACATACGAGACGGCGATTATTGACGGTTATGTCTACATTGGGGGGCTGAGGCAGCATGAAAAACACGATACAAGTCGTTGA
- a CDS encoding formate/nitrite transporter family protein produces the protein MKNTIQVVENAGVGKVNLMNRSLGKYLVSSMLAGLFVGLGIILIFTIGGMLAPAHAPSTKIVMGISFGIALSLVIMAGSELFTGNNFVMMVSTLNKKTTWLDTFKIWLYSYAGNFAGSMLVAAIFVFTGLAKGGTADFINNAASAKMNAPFMELFMRGILCNTLVCLAVWCSMKLKEEMAKLVMIFWCLFAFITSGFEHSVANMTLLSVSLFIPHPETVSWAGLAANLIPVTLGNMIGGILFVGIAYWYIAKDKEAAKA, from the coding sequence ATGAAAAACACGATACAAGTCGTTGAAAATGCGGGTGTGGGCAAGGTCAATCTCATGAACCGGAGTTTGGGCAAGTACCTCGTCTCTTCCATGCTGGCCGGCTTATTCGTCGGGCTTGGCATCATTCTGATTTTTACGATTGGCGGAATGCTCGCTCCCGCTCATGCGCCGAGCACGAAGATCGTGATGGGGATCAGCTTCGGCATTGCCCTGAGTCTTGTCATCATGGCCGGGTCGGAGCTGTTTACCGGGAATAACTTCGTCATGATGGTCAGTACGTTGAACAAAAAAACGACCTGGCTGGATACCTTCAAAATTTGGCTTTACAGCTATGCCGGCAATTTTGCCGGTTCCATGCTGGTCGCGGCGATTTTCGTTTTTACCGGGCTTGCGAAGGGCGGCACGGCCGACTTCATCAACAACGCCGCGAGCGCGAAGATGAATGCGCCGTTTATGGAGCTGTTCATGCGCGGCATTTTATGTAATACGCTCGTCTGTCTCGCGGTTTGGTGTTCCATGAAGCTGAAGGAAGAGATGGCGAAGCTGGTCATGATTTTCTGGTGCCTATTCGCTTTCATCACTTCAGGGTTCGAGCACAGCGTGGCGAATATGACGCTTCTGTCGGTTTCTCTGTTCATCCCGCATCCGGAGACGGTTTCGTGGGCAGGGCTGGCCGCGAATTTGATTCCGGTCACCCTTGGCAACATGATCGGCGGCATTTTGTTCGTGGGAATTGCTTATTGGTATATTGCGAAGGATAAGGAAGCAGCAAAAGCTTAG
- a CDS encoding acyltransferase family protein, with amino-acid sequence MASKIAYLDGLRGLAACVVVVSHFFQVFVPSVFEGKQEITHFVFESFAARTPLNLLFNGNFSVCVFFALSGFVLSWRYFCTKDKIHIYSSALRRYFRLAVPATLSVIFAYVVMLLGLGYFDEIRQTTLSSMPDPFLASSNFPVMIQEALFHTFFTYGSAYNPVLWTMTYELFGSFLIFGFLLTVGRFRLRVIGYAILALLLIDSYYLGFVLGMALSDLKYSGRNWLTVIQRPWITPFLLCIGLYLGSYPYVGIENTIYSVLVWKTPSFSFFVFYHTIGACLTLTALLTSSRLQSLFSRKLFSYLGKISFSLYLLHFTIICSLGSYIFYQLHPLFSYGLSVTLTFILTTPVIFALAHLFYRFVDAQTLSILGQWSKRIFDPLIQKKTRSVQTEKTKSM; translated from the coding sequence ATGGCATCGAAAATCGCCTATTTGGATGGTTTAAGGGGTTTGGCCGCTTGCGTGGTCGTCGTTTCTCATTTTTTTCAGGTATTTGTGCCATCCGTTTTTGAAGGTAAACAGGAGATTACCCACTTTGTTTTTGAAAGCTTTGCCGCGCGGACACCGCTGAACCTTTTGTTCAATGGCAACTTTTCCGTTTGCGTCTTTTTCGCATTGAGCGGTTTTGTGCTCAGTTGGAGGTATTTTTGCACGAAAGACAAGATACATATTTACTCCTCCGCGCTGCGCCGGTATTTCCGATTGGCCGTTCCTGCCACCTTGTCCGTCATCTTTGCCTACGTGGTCATGCTGCTTGGTCTGGGATATTTTGACGAGATTCGCCAAACGACGTTGTCTTCGATGCCTGATCCGTTTTTGGCCAGTTCAAATTTTCCCGTCATGATTCAAGAGGCTTTATTCCACACTTTCTTCACTTATGGATCCGCTTACAATCCCGTGTTATGGACCATGACCTATGAGCTGTTCGGTTCCTTCCTCATCTTTGGATTTCTTTTGACCGTCGGCAGATTCAGGCTTCGGGTGATCGGGTATGCCATTCTCGCCCTGCTGCTCATTGATTCGTATTATTTAGGTTTCGTGCTTGGCATGGCGCTCAGCGACCTGAAATACAGCGGCCGAAATTGGCTGACCGTCATTCAGCGGCCTTGGATCACCCCCTTTCTTCTTTGCATAGGGCTATATCTTGGCTCCTATCCTTATGTAGGGATAGAGAATACCATATATTCCGTCCTGGTATGGAAGACCCCTTCCTTTTCGTTTTTTGTGTTTTACCATACGATAGGCGCATGTTTAACCCTGACAGCCCTCCTGACTTCCTCCCGCCTCCAGTCGCTATTCAGCCGGAAACTGTTTTCCTATCTGGGCAAAATATCGTTCTCCTTGTATCTGCTTCACTTTACAATCATCTGCTCGCTCGGATCGTATATCTTCTATCAGCTGCACCCCCTATTCTCATACGGCCTTAGCGTGACTCTCACCTTTATACTAACCACCCCCGTCATCTTTGCATTAGCCCATTTGTTCTATCGATTCGTCGATGCGCAAACCCTGTCCATCCTCGGTCAGTGGAGCAAGCGGATCTTCGATCCGTTGATTCAGAAAAAGACACGCAGCGTGCAGACTGAAAAAACTAAAAGTATGTAA
- a CDS encoding AraC family transcriptional regulator, protein MKKLDIDQLTRSGVIYFNSKLEMLEDLHCKMYRMDTLVSLSTHFHDYFQIWYVSKGEFLHTLGTRQYRITKGDLFLVPPYTMHRIQAFENEKIEILGCEFMPSFINERFDDSSRDQTFFDTNYLKHFLRSDCSHHSQIVFDGVTDGKIRNLLQDMLSEYEGRAPFFQIVLKANLLQLLSIIIRQVNGELVKAGFQKIERYRDTMNKVVEYIDQNAHEDIKLEHICAISNMSKPTICRLFKEWTGKTFNRYLVDLRIANALVLLQRPSLSVTEVCYATGFNELAYFCRIFKKYTGISPNQFRKQAMNK, encoded by the coding sequence ATGAAAAAGCTCGATATCGACCAATTAACCCGCTCAGGGGTGATCTATTTTAACTCCAAGCTGGAGATGCTGGAAGATTTGCATTGCAAGATGTATCGAATGGATACCCTCGTCAGCTTGTCCACCCATTTTCACGACTATTTTCAGATATGGTACGTATCCAAGGGGGAATTTCTGCACACGCTCGGCACGCGGCAATACCGGATCACAAAAGGGGATTTATTTCTGGTTCCTCCTTATACGATGCATCGCATTCAGGCTTTCGAGAACGAGAAGATTGAGATTTTGGGCTGCGAATTTATGCCGTCCTTCATCAACGAGCGTTTTGACGATTCCTCCAGGGATCAGACGTTTTTTGACACCAACTATTTGAAGCACTTTTTGCGTTCCGACTGCTCTCATCATTCGCAGATTGTGTTTGATGGAGTAACGGATGGGAAAATCCGCAATTTGCTTCAGGATATGCTGAGCGAATATGAAGGACGTGCGCCGTTTTTCCAAATCGTGCTGAAAGCGAATCTGCTGCAGCTGTTATCGATCATCATCCGTCAGGTGAACGGGGAGCTGGTGAAGGCGGGATTCCAAAAAATCGAAAGGTATCGGGACACGATGAATAAAGTCGTCGAATATATCGATCAAAACGCGCATGAGGACATTAAGCTGGAGCATATTTGCGCCATATCCAATATGTCGAAGCCGACGATTTGCAGGCTGTTCAAAGAATGGACGGGCAAGACCTTCAACCGCTATCTTGTTGATTTGCGCATCGCAAATGCGCTTGTGCTGCTGCAGCGTCCGTCATTGTCGGTCACGGAGGTATGTTATGCCACAGGGTTTAACGAGCTCGCTTACTTCTGCAGAATTTTCAAAAAGTATACAGGCATTTCTCCCAATCAGTTCCGAAAACAGGCCATGAACAAGTAA
- a CDS encoding ABC transporter substrate-binding protein yields MMRKGSLWGLIFILLLAILSGCSGKDTPSSGKESGETKGGDSPKEPVELSFWYGWTGPEGEALEKLIKKWNDANPDIKVKGLSQSDYQKQLTAITGGNPPDVASNFGKDVVPWGERGAMMPLDDYIKKDNVDLGDFVPAALSSSQSQGKTYAIPIAMHVSMLFYNKDMLEKAGLNGPPETMGQLKEYIAKLSVKENGGKLQQLGLWPGVDAFTFSYSYGGSFYDADKKQVTPDHAGVKAAIEFGKGIWDQFGSKELDRFASGLGQYMSPQNPFFTGKYAMTIDGEWLPTFIKQFAPNLKYGIAPIPYDDNNPNLKNPGNVTTSVFYIPKGVKHPDESWKFLKWITEPEQMAEFTAAIGNLPTRTSLQTHEIYKDVPGFKEFLQYSSSPNLRSFPATTFSSEYMTEFSTQYNAILRGEVSVDEGLKRVKDKIQPLVK; encoded by the coding sequence ATGATGCGAAAAGGGAGTTTGTGGGGGTTGATCTTCATTCTTTTGCTTGCGATTTTATCCGGCTGCAGTGGTAAAGATACTCCAAGCTCCGGGAAGGAAAGCGGCGAAACGAAGGGCGGGGATTCCCCAAAAGAGCCGGTTGAGCTTAGCTTTTGGTACGGATGGACCGGTCCGGAGGGAGAAGCGCTCGAAAAATTGATCAAGAAGTGGAATGACGCAAATCCCGATATTAAGGTGAAAGGGTTGTCGCAAAGCGATTACCAGAAGCAGCTGACGGCCATTACGGGAGGCAATCCTCCCGATGTCGCGTCCAACTTCGGCAAAGATGTCGTGCCGTGGGGAGAGCGGGGCGCCATGATGCCGCTGGATGATTACATCAAGAAGGATAACGTCGATTTGGGCGATTTTGTGCCGGCTGCCCTCAGTTCATCGCAATCCCAAGGGAAGACGTATGCCATTCCGATTGCCATGCACGTATCGATGCTGTTTTATAACAAAGATATGCTGGAAAAAGCAGGTCTGAACGGTCCTCCGGAAACGATGGGCCAGCTCAAAGAATACATCGCGAAGCTGAGCGTCAAAGAGAATGGAGGAAAACTTCAGCAGCTGGGCCTATGGCCGGGGGTTGATGCCTTTACGTTCAGCTATTCATATGGCGGCTCTTTTTATGATGCGGACAAAAAGCAGGTGACTCCGGATCATGCAGGCGTCAAAGCGGCTATCGAGTTCGGAAAAGGGATCTGGGATCAGTTCGGATCCAAAGAGCTGGATCGGTTTGCGTCCGGATTGGGCCAGTACATGTCGCCTCAGAATCCTTTCTTCACAGGCAAGTATGCGATGACGATCGACGGCGAATGGCTGCCGACATTCATCAAACAGTTCGCTCCGAACTTGAAATACGGCATCGCGCCGATTCCTTATGATGATAACAATCCCAACCTGAAAAATCCGGGCAACGTGACTACAAGTGTATTTTATATTCCTAAAGGCGTGAAGCATCCGGATGAATCGTGGAAATTCCTGAAATGGATCACGGAACCGGAACAAATGGCGGAGTTTACCGCGGCGATCGGCAATCTGCCGACCAGAACCTCGCTGCAAACGCATGAAATCTACAAGGATGTACCCGGCTTCAAGGAGTTTTTGCAATATTCTTCGAGTCCGAATCTGCGCTCCTTCCCGGCCACAACTTTTTCGTCGGAGTATATGACGGAGTTCTCGACGCAATACAATGCGATTCTTCGCGGAGAAGTCAGTGTTGATGAAGGATTGAAAAGGGTCAAAGACAAGATTCAGCCTCTAGTCAAATAA